In Rhodococcus sp. OK302, one genomic interval encodes:
- a CDS encoding Lrp/AsnC family transcriptional regulator: MQQSDNSAVPIDDTDRLLIRELVSDGRATLSTLAEKAGLSISAVQSRVRRLESRKVIRGYSAKVDPESVGQNLAAFVAITPLDPSQPDDAPARLRHLPAVVACHSVAGDNSYVLLVRVASPRALESLLQEIRTVANVGTRSTIILQTFYDE, from the coding sequence ATGCAACAAAGTGACAATTCTGCTGTTCCGATCGACGACACCGACCGACTGCTGATCCGAGAACTGGTTTCGGACGGGCGTGCCACTTTGTCGACCCTGGCCGAGAAGGCCGGTCTCTCGATCTCGGCGGTGCAGTCGAGGGTGCGTCGACTCGAGTCCCGCAAGGTAATCCGCGGCTACTCGGCGAAGGTGGATCCCGAGTCTGTCGGTCAGAACTTGGCGGCATTTGTGGCCATCACCCCTCTCGACCCGTCTCAGCCCGACGATGCGCCCGCACGCCTGCGGCACCTGCCGGCGGTGGTGGCGTGCCACTCGGTGGCCGGCGACAACAGTTACGTGCTCCTCGTTCGAGTCGCATCACCGCGGGCACTGGAATCTCTGTTGCAGGAAATTCGGACGGTCGCAAACGTTGGAACCCGAAGTACGATCATTCTACAAACTTTTTACGACGAATAG
- the lat gene encoding L-lysine 6-transaminase, which yields MSTAMQGVGGSTEFPVFDVLNASILTDGFDLVLDVERSHGVYLVDLRTGTEYLDMFGFFGSSALGMNHPGIAADEAFQRELAVTASNKPSNSDVYSVPMARFVDAFVRVLGDPALPHLFFVDGGALAVENALKVAFDWKSRFNETAGLSPDLGTKVLHLTEAFHGRSGYTMSLTNTEPGKVARFPKFDWPRIASPYLAEGHDVVSAESSSLTQARRAFAENFGDIACFIAEPIQGEGGDHHLRPEFLQAMQQLCRENDALFVLDEVQTGCGITGTAWAYQQLGLAPDVVAFGKKTQVCGIMAGGRVDEVPDNVFHVSSRINSTWGGNLTDMVRARRILEIIERDRLIDRARFTGAHLLDRLRDVSGRFDDVTEPRGRGLMCAITLSTKELRDHIVSRLWEDERVIILPTGVRGIRFRPPLTVTIGELDAAVDALERVLSRVTG from the coding sequence ATGAGTACCGCGATGCAGGGCGTGGGCGGCAGTACAGAGTTTCCGGTGTTCGACGTGTTGAATGCCAGTATTCTCACGGACGGGTTCGATCTTGTGCTCGACGTCGAACGCTCGCACGGTGTGTATCTGGTGGATCTGCGTACCGGAACCGAATACCTGGACATGTTCGGTTTCTTCGGTTCGTCGGCCCTCGGGATGAATCATCCGGGCATCGCTGCCGACGAGGCGTTTCAACGTGAGTTGGCGGTGACCGCATCCAACAAGCCGAGCAACTCCGATGTCTACAGTGTGCCGATGGCCCGGTTCGTCGACGCCTTCGTTCGGGTTCTGGGGGATCCTGCTCTCCCACACCTGTTCTTTGTGGACGGCGGAGCACTCGCCGTCGAAAATGCGCTCAAGGTGGCGTTCGACTGGAAGAGTCGATTCAATGAAACTGCCGGGCTGTCACCGGATCTGGGGACCAAGGTCCTGCATCTGACCGAAGCGTTCCACGGTCGCAGTGGATACACGATGTCGCTGACCAATACCGAACCGGGCAAGGTTGCGAGGTTCCCCAAGTTCGACTGGCCGCGCATCGCTTCGCCGTATCTCGCTGAGGGTCATGACGTGGTGTCCGCGGAGAGCTCCAGCCTCACGCAGGCGCGGCGAGCATTCGCCGAAAATTTCGGTGACATAGCCTGTTTCATCGCCGAACCGATCCAGGGCGAAGGCGGCGACCATCACCTTCGGCCGGAATTTCTGCAGGCGATGCAACAACTGTGCCGGGAGAACGACGCGCTGTTCGTTCTCGACGAGGTCCAGACCGGGTGCGGGATCACCGGAACAGCCTGGGCTTACCAACAATTGGGGTTAGCTCCGGACGTCGTGGCCTTCGGTAAGAAGACTCAAGTGTGTGGAATTATGGCCGGCGGCCGGGTAGACGAGGTGCCGGACAACGTGTTTCACGTTAGTTCGCGAATCAACTCCACCTGGGGCGGCAACCTGACGGACATGGTGAGAGCCCGTCGAATCCTCGAAATCATCGAACGGGATCGTTTGATCGATCGTGCACGGTTTACCGGCGCGCACCTGCTCGATCGGCTCAGGGATGTGAGCGGGAGGTTCGACGACGTCACCGAACCTCGTGGACGCGGACTTATGTGCGCGATCACCCTGAGTACCAAAGAATTACGCGACCATATTGTTTCCCGATTGTGGGAAGACGAACGTGTGATCATCCTCCCGACCGGAGTTCGAGGCATCAGATTTCGTCCACCGTTGACCGTGACGATCGGAGAGCTGGACGCGGCAGTGGACGCCCTGGAACGAGTTCTGAGCCGAGTCACCGGCTGA
- a CDS encoding molybdopterin-dependent oxidoreductase has protein sequence MKYSVDGVARDDEPRPGQCLRTFLREHGTTSVKKGCDAGDCGACSVLVDGRPTHSCIFPAHRIGGLAIVTAAGLGTPENLHPMQQAFVDAGGFQCGFCTAGMVVTTSAFTTAQKENLPQSMKGNLCRCTGYRSIRDALAATKNIECVDNQAAQGRSIAAPASARLVTGNEPFTLDLRDIPDGLLHAAVLGSPHSHAYISGINTAAARSAPGVVAVLTYLDSPDILFSTARHENRTDDPDDTRVFDRTVRFIGQRVAAVIAETARDAERALALIEVDFEIRAAVFDPADARSPTAPLLHADKDAVSRIADVQRNVVAAVHEGVGDAEEALAGSAAVVEGTWKTARVQHVAMETHGSVGWLDSDGRLVIRSSTQVPFLVRDELAHVFDLDRLKVRVFATRVGGGFGGKQEMLTEDLVALAVLRTGRPVQYEFSRSDQFTIAPSRHPMQVSVRVGADTSGQLSALAIDVLSDAGAYGNHSVGVMFHGCTESIAVYRCPAKRVDAEAVYTNNVPSGAFRGYGLGQVIFAVESAMDQLARKLGIDPFEFRRRNVVVPGDDFVDWHVEDGDLEFGSYGLDQCLDLVEAALSSGRGTEPEPGSPWKTGRGMAIAMIATIPPRGHVADTTVTLESDGRYVVRIGTAEFGNGTTTVHHQIAATELRTSVDRIVIVQSDTDTGGHDTGAFGSTGTVVAGKALLIACERLRDRILTRAQAICPGPAALAADGVDVGHRRIDFSTLLESGPLSADGRHDGTPRSVSFNVHGFRVAVDTATGRVVILHSVQAADAGTVLNPAQLRGQVEGGVGQALGAALFEEIVLDHGVVVNPTLRNYHIPQLADLPNTEVLFADTYDKLGPFGAKSMSEAPFNPVAPALANAIADACGARMYAVPMTPDQVWRKLSR, from the coding sequence ATGAAGTACTCCGTCGACGGGGTAGCCCGCGACGACGAACCCCGACCGGGCCAGTGCCTACGAACGTTTCTGCGTGAACACGGCACCACTTCGGTCAAGAAGGGTTGCGACGCGGGCGATTGCGGCGCCTGTTCGGTGCTGGTGGACGGCCGTCCCACCCATTCCTGCATCTTCCCCGCACATCGCATCGGTGGGCTCGCGATTGTCACTGCGGCCGGTCTCGGCACCCCGGAGAATCTACATCCGATGCAACAAGCGTTTGTCGACGCCGGAGGATTCCAATGCGGTTTCTGCACGGCCGGAATGGTGGTGACCACGTCTGCGTTCACCACCGCGCAAAAGGAGAACTTACCGCAGTCGATGAAGGGTAATCTCTGCCGCTGCACGGGGTATCGCTCGATTCGCGACGCACTTGCCGCCACGAAGAACATCGAGTGCGTGGATAACCAGGCAGCACAGGGACGTTCCATTGCAGCACCGGCCTCAGCCCGACTTGTCACGGGAAATGAACCCTTCACCTTGGATTTGCGTGATATTCCCGACGGACTCCTCCACGCCGCGGTACTCGGCAGCCCGCATTCCCATGCCTACATCTCCGGAATCAACACGGCTGCAGCACGTTCCGCACCGGGCGTCGTAGCAGTATTGACCTACCTCGACAGCCCCGACATTCTGTTCTCGACAGCCCGGCATGAGAATCGGACCGACGATCCGGACGACACCCGCGTCTTCGACCGCACCGTACGATTCATCGGTCAGCGAGTTGCCGCGGTGATCGCCGAGACAGCCCGCGACGCAGAACGCGCCCTGGCGTTGATCGAAGTCGACTTCGAGATACGCGCTGCAGTTTTCGATCCGGCGGACGCACGCTCCCCCACTGCGCCGCTCCTGCACGCCGACAAAGACGCCGTGTCGCGGATCGCCGATGTGCAGCGCAATGTTGTTGCGGCAGTGCACGAGGGCGTCGGCGATGCCGAGGAAGCACTGGCCGGATCTGCAGCCGTCGTCGAAGGAACCTGGAAGACTGCGCGGGTCCAGCATGTAGCGATGGAAACCCACGGATCGGTGGGCTGGCTCGATTCGGACGGCCGCCTGGTCATCCGCAGCAGCACGCAGGTGCCCTTCCTGGTGCGCGACGAGCTGGCACACGTCTTCGATCTCGATCGGTTGAAGGTCCGGGTGTTTGCTACCCGGGTCGGCGGCGGATTCGGCGGTAAACAGGAAATGTTGACGGAGGACCTCGTTGCCCTGGCTGTACTCCGCACCGGGCGGCCCGTGCAGTACGAGTTCAGCCGGAGCGACCAGTTCACGATCGCGCCGTCACGGCACCCGATGCAGGTGTCGGTGCGAGTCGGCGCCGACACATCCGGGCAACTGAGCGCGCTGGCAATCGACGTCCTCTCCGACGCCGGAGCCTACGGAAATCACTCGGTCGGTGTGATGTTCCACGGCTGCACCGAATCGATTGCGGTGTATCGGTGTCCGGCCAAGCGTGTCGATGCCGAAGCCGTCTACACGAACAACGTGCCGTCGGGAGCGTTTCGCGGCTACGGCCTGGGGCAAGTCATCTTTGCCGTCGAATCGGCGATGGATCAACTCGCCCGAAAACTCGGTATCGATCCCTTCGAGTTCCGTCGTCGCAATGTCGTGGTTCCGGGAGACGATTTTGTGGACTGGCACGTCGAGGACGGTGATCTCGAATTCGGCAGCTACGGCCTCGATCAGTGCCTGGACCTGGTCGAGGCCGCTCTTTCGAGCGGGCGTGGAACGGAGCCCGAGCCAGGATCACCGTGGAAAACCGGTCGGGGCATGGCAATTGCCATGATCGCCACGATCCCGCCGCGCGGCCACGTCGCCGACACCACCGTGACACTCGAATCCGATGGCCGGTACGTGGTGCGAATCGGAACGGCCGAATTCGGGAACGGAACCACCACAGTTCATCATCAGATTGCCGCCACCGAACTTCGGACGAGCGTCGATCGCATCGTGATCGTTCAATCCGATACCGATACCGGAGGACACGACACCGGCGCATTCGGATCGACCGGTACCGTCGTCGCGGGCAAGGCACTGTTGATCGCGTGTGAACGCCTTCGCGACCGGATACTCACACGCGCACAAGCTATCTGCCCGGGTCCGGCAGCACTCGCCGCAGACGGTGTCGACGTCGGACACCGCCGCATCGATTTCTCGACGCTGCTCGAGAGTGGACCGCTCTCCGCCGACGGCCGTCACGACGGAACCCCCCGCTCGGTCTCGTTCAATGTCCACGGTTTTCGTGTCGCGGTCGATACCGCGACGGGCCGGGTGGTTATTCTGCACTCCGTCCAGGCCGCTGATGCCGGGACCGTGCTGAACCCTGCTCAATTGCGCGGGCAGGTGGAAGGTGGTGTGGGACAGGCTCTCGGCGCCGCGCTGTTCGAGGAGATCGTCCTGGACCATGGTGTGGTGGTCAATCCCACGCTGCGGAATTACCACATTCCACAGTTGGCGGATCTCCCGAACACCGAAGTCCTCTTTGCCGATACCTACGACAAGTTGGGACCATTCGGCGCCAAATCGATGAGTGAGGCTCCGTTCAATCCGGTAGCACCGGCGCTGGCCAATGCAATCGCGGATGCCTGCGGCGCAAGGATGTACGCCGTACCGATGACACCGGACCAGGTCTGGCGGAAACTCAGCCGGTGA
- a CDS encoding FAD binding domain-containing protein: protein MDLHTIDHVLVPRTRADLPAPAPGIGFIGGGTWLYSEPQPQLSALVDLAGLGWEPITVTDRGVEIAATCTIEELCRAQLPASFRATPLFQNCADALLASWKVLRYATVGGNIALAFPAGAMTTMAATLDADLTIWRPDGSEYRIPITDFVIDNGINALGVGEIIRSIALPTHALSARTSIRKLAPTALGRSSVLIAGRRGTDGFTLAVTASTRRPYVLRFTEHPNETDMADALARRIPADAYFTDVHGSASWRCAMTALLAQEVREELS from the coding sequence GTGGACCTGCACACAATCGATCATGTCCTGGTTCCCCGGACTCGGGCGGACCTTCCGGCGCCCGCGCCGGGGATCGGATTCATCGGCGGCGGTACGTGGTTGTACTCCGAGCCACAACCTCAGCTGAGCGCACTCGTCGACCTTGCCGGGCTCGGCTGGGAGCCGATCACCGTCACCGATCGAGGCGTCGAGATTGCGGCCACATGCACCATCGAGGAATTGTGCCGAGCCCAACTGCCGGCCTCGTTCCGCGCGACTCCACTGTTCCAGAACTGCGCCGACGCGCTGCTCGCATCATGGAAAGTGTTGCGGTACGCCACAGTCGGCGGAAATATCGCGCTCGCCTTTCCCGCCGGCGCCATGACGACGATGGCCGCGACACTCGACGCCGACCTGACGATCTGGAGGCCCGACGGGAGCGAATATCGAATACCGATTACAGATTTCGTGATCGACAACGGCATCAACGCGCTCGGTGTCGGCGAGATCATTCGCAGTATCGCGCTTCCCACGCACGCATTATCCGCCCGTACTTCTATTCGCAAGCTCGCACCCACAGCGCTCGGGCGCTCGTCTGTTCTGATTGCCGGACGAAGGGGCACAGACGGTTTCACCCTCGCTGTCACGGCGTCAACCCGGAGGCCGTACGTGCTGCGGTTTACCGAACATCCGAACGAGACGGACATGGCTGACGCACTGGCTCGTCGGATTCCGGCCGACGCCTACTTCACGGACGTCCACGGCAGTGCATCCTGGCGCTGCGCGATGACGGCACTACTGGCGCAAGAGGTCCGGGAGGAGCTGTCATGA
- a CDS encoding 8-oxoguanine deaminase, producing the protein MTDYVIKDAHIATIDGAGTEFTNGYVAVAGNTITALGAGPAPEFPGATVIDARGCLITPGLVNTHHHLYQWITRGLAADSTLFEWLTTLYPVWAGIDADAVHTAATGGLAWLAKTGCTTTTDHHYVVPRDAGDVFEAEITAAAQVGLRFHPTRGSMDLGQSSGGLPPDHVVEELDDILTGTQAVIDRWHDPSPGSMLQIAVAPCSPFSVTEALLRESATLARTAGVRMHTHLAETVDELEFCREQFGGTPMEYMERVGWLGPDVWFAHAVHLDDAAIETMSRTGTAAAHCPTSNARLGAGIARTQELLGAGVTIGLGVDGAASNEACSLVEESRHALLFARSRGGPQAMTVRKALELGTIGGARVLGRENEIGSLEVGKLADLAVWNLTTIAHAGITDPVAALVLGSTPPLTLLMVNGEVVVADDRVTTVDEDVVASDVARAHLALVRKAG; encoded by the coding sequence ATGACCGACTACGTCATCAAGGACGCCCACATCGCCACAATCGACGGCGCGGGTACCGAGTTCACCAACGGATACGTGGCAGTGGCCGGCAACACGATCACCGCGCTCGGCGCCGGACCGGCACCGGAGTTTCCCGGAGCTACAGTCATCGACGCCCGCGGATGCCTGATCACACCGGGACTGGTGAACACCCACCACCATCTGTACCAGTGGATCACTCGCGGTCTGGCTGCCGATTCGACGCTCTTCGAGTGGCTGACCACTCTGTATCCGGTCTGGGCGGGCATAGACGCCGACGCCGTACACACTGCCGCGACGGGCGGACTCGCCTGGTTGGCAAAGACGGGCTGCACCACCACCACGGATCACCACTACGTGGTCCCTCGCGACGCGGGAGACGTGTTCGAAGCGGAGATCACCGCCGCAGCACAAGTCGGCCTGCGGTTCCATCCGACGCGCGGATCGATGGACCTCGGGCAGAGTTCAGGCGGATTGCCACCCGATCACGTCGTGGAAGAACTCGACGACATCCTGACCGGAACCCAGGCCGTCATCGATCGCTGGCACGACCCGAGTCCCGGATCGATGCTGCAGATCGCTGTGGCGCCCTGCTCCCCGTTCTCGGTCACGGAGGCTCTACTCCGCGAGTCTGCGACATTGGCCCGTACTGCCGGGGTCCGGATGCACACTCACCTCGCGGAAACAGTTGACGAGTTGGAGTTCTGCCGCGAACAGTTCGGCGGCACTCCGATGGAATACATGGAACGCGTCGGCTGGCTGGGGCCGGATGTGTGGTTCGCGCACGCCGTTCATCTCGACGACGCCGCAATCGAGACCATGTCACGGACGGGAACCGCTGCGGCACACTGCCCGACGTCCAATGCCCGACTCGGCGCCGGCATTGCCCGCACGCAAGAGCTTCTCGGTGCCGGTGTCACGATCGGACTGGGGGTCGACGGCGCAGCCAGCAATGAGGCGTGCAGTCTCGTCGAGGAATCACGCCATGCCCTCCTCTTCGCCCGGTCACGCGGTGGTCCGCAGGCGATGACGGTCCGGAAAGCACTGGAACTCGGGACCATCGGCGGCGCACGGGTTCTCGGCCGCGAAAACGAGATCGGATCACTGGAGGTGGGTAAGTTGGCGGATCTCGCAGTGTGGAATCTGACTACGATCGCTCACGCCGGAATCACCGACCCGGTGGCCGCATTGGTACTGGGCTCCACCCCGCCCCTGACACTGTTGATGGTGAACGGCGAGGTTGTGGTGGCCGATGATCGGGTAACCACGGTTGACGAGGACGTCGTCGCATCGGACGTCGCTCGCGCTCACCTCGCGCTGGTGCGAAAGGCCGGGTGA
- the pucL gene encoding factor-independent urate hydroxylase, with amino-acid sequence MSNQNPTAAPLSGSIELTGHQYGKAENRVVRIYRDTPRHEIHDVNVSTCLRGDFADAYLTGDQSAVLPTDSQKQTAYAYAKEKGLISIESYGLELAAHFVDDIEPVTGARIEIEEYAWERAIVDGTGHDHTWVRKGQEVRTASITQDNTGTWVIGGLKDLVLLKSSGSEFTGFLQDPYTVLEPTDDRVLATALVAQWRFVGTDVDWESVYVGVKAQIVKQFATVHSLALQQTLFQIAKAILEEFPIIAEVRLSAPNKHHFDYALDRFGVENNNEVFAAADRPYGLIQAAVSRSDAPDAGPSWTPFSGWLS; translated from the coding sequence GTGAGCAACCAGAACCCGACCGCGGCGCCGCTCTCCGGATCGATCGAACTTACCGGGCATCAGTACGGCAAGGCCGAGAATCGTGTCGTCCGAATCTACCGCGACACACCCCGCCACGAGATTCACGATGTGAACGTCTCCACTTGTCTCCGAGGCGATTTCGCCGACGCGTACCTCACCGGCGACCAATCCGCGGTGCTCCCCACCGACTCCCAGAAGCAAACGGCGTACGCCTATGCCAAGGAGAAGGGCCTGATCTCGATCGAGTCGTACGGACTCGAACTTGCCGCCCATTTTGTCGACGACATCGAACCCGTCACGGGTGCCCGGATCGAGATCGAGGAATACGCCTGGGAGCGTGCGATTGTCGACGGCACCGGGCACGATCACACCTGGGTCCGCAAGGGTCAGGAAGTGCGGACCGCGTCGATCACCCAGGACAACACCGGAACCTGGGTGATCGGAGGCCTGAAGGACTTGGTGCTGCTCAAGTCGAGTGGCAGCGAGTTCACCGGGTTCCTTCAGGATCCGTACACGGTTCTCGAACCCACCGACGACCGTGTCCTGGCCACCGCTCTGGTCGCGCAGTGGCGGTTCGTCGGGACAGACGTCGACTGGGAGTCGGTCTACGTGGGCGTCAAGGCACAGATCGTCAAGCAGTTCGCGACAGTTCACTCACTTGCGTTGCAGCAGACGCTGTTCCAGATCGCTAAGGCAATCCTGGAGGAGTTCCCGATTATTGCCGAGGTCCGCCTCTCTGCACCCAACAAACACCATTTCGACTACGCTCTGGATCGTTTCGGGGTCGAGAACAACAACGAGGTCTTTGCGGCCGCAGATCGGCCGTACGGGCTGATCCAGGCAGCGGTCAGTCGCTCCGACGCACCCGATGCCGGTCCTTCGTGGACACCATTTTCAGGCTGGCTGTCATGA
- the uraH gene encoding hydroxyisourate hydrolase — protein sequence MSKVLSTHVLDSTTGTPAAGVSVQLCGADGASISRAHTDSDGRIAELAPDGLTAGNYHLIFDTGAYFEQTGQENFYPEVTVTFRVDDAVRTYHVPLLLSPFAYSTYRGS from the coding sequence ATGAGCAAGGTATTGAGCACGCACGTTCTCGATTCCACCACCGGCACGCCGGCAGCGGGAGTCAGCGTCCAACTGTGCGGCGCAGACGGAGCGTCCATTTCACGTGCCCACACCGACTCCGACGGCCGGATCGCCGAACTTGCCCCCGACGGCCTGACAGCGGGCAACTATCACCTGATCTTCGACACCGGAGCGTATTTCGAGCAGACCGGACAGGAAAATTTCTACCCGGAAGTGACTGTCACCTTCCGGGTAGACGACGCGGTACGCACCTATCACGTCCCACTGTTGCTGTCCCCCTTTGCCTACTCCACCTATCGCGGGAGCTGA
- the uraD gene encoding 2-oxo-4-hydroxy-4-carboxy-5-ureidoimidazoline decarboxylase, giving the protein MPAWNSSGLDAFNALADQSALKALLECCHSSAWASAVAAARPYPNIDVLFDTADSVLRGLPESEIDEALAGHPRIGERTDSASSTTEQTLVSTASEQVLAQLRIKNAEYEDKFSHVYLVCASGRSGSELLNILLERLENDPATERSVLRTELAAINRIRLTRLIDALPGETP; this is encoded by the coding sequence ATGCCGGCATGGAATTCCAGTGGACTCGATGCATTCAACGCCCTCGCGGATCAGTCTGCGCTGAAGGCGCTGCTCGAATGCTGCCATTCCTCGGCTTGGGCGTCGGCTGTGGCAGCGGCCCGTCCCTACCCGAACATCGACGTCTTGTTCGATACTGCGGATTCCGTGCTGCGCGGCCTTCCCGAATCCGAGATCGACGAGGCACTGGCGGGGCATCCGCGCATCGGTGAGCGCACCGACAGTGCATCCTCCACCACGGAGCAGACGCTCGTGTCTACGGCATCCGAACAGGTGCTGGCCCAATTGCGCATCAAGAATGCGGAGTACGAGGACAAGTTCTCACACGTTTATCTGGTGTGCGCAAGTGGCCGGTCAGGGTCGGAACTCCTGAACATACTTCTCGAGCGTCTCGAAAACGACCCCGCCACGGAGCGTTCCGTGCTACGAACGGAGTTGGCTGCAATCAATCGCATCAGACTCACCCGTCTGATCGACGCGCTACCGGGAGAGACCCCATGA
- a CDS encoding tyrosine-protein phosphatase — protein MTDTPKLPSVVPSLANLRDIGGPESRFGGSVRTGAVFRSTDLASLTEAGEQTLAELAITTIYDLRTASERETAPDRIPAGIRELGLDVLADKEYRAIPAQMQEMIANPRAATELLGTGQALEYFQGSYRDFVTLPSAVSSYRQLFLDLAQPTSAPALIHCTTGKDRTGWAAAALLLFLGASEDAVFEDYLLTNTILLPMFAPLFERFAAQGGDPSLLEGVLGVRREYLEASLAELESVHGSIDAYFTDGLKIDEQTQTRLRDNLIG, from the coding sequence ATGACTGATACTCCGAAATTGCCATCCGTCGTGCCGTCCCTGGCAAACCTGCGCGATATCGGGGGACCGGAGTCGCGGTTCGGCGGTTCGGTACGAACCGGTGCGGTGTTCCGCTCGACGGACCTTGCTTCGTTGACAGAGGCGGGCGAGCAGACGCTCGCGGAGCTGGCCATCACCACGATCTACGACCTGCGCACAGCGTCGGAGCGTGAAACTGCGCCCGACCGGATTCCCGCCGGAATTCGCGAACTCGGTCTGGACGTATTGGCGGACAAGGAATATCGGGCGATTCCCGCTCAGATGCAGGAGATGATCGCCAACCCTCGAGCAGCTACCGAACTGCTGGGAACCGGCCAGGCGCTCGAGTACTTTCAGGGCAGCTACCGCGATTTCGTGACGCTACCCAGCGCTGTCTCGTCGTACCGGCAACTGTTCCTGGATTTGGCGCAACCTACCAGCGCGCCGGCACTGATCCACTGCACGACCGGCAAAGACCGGACAGGGTGGGCGGCCGCCGCACTCCTACTGTTCCTCGGCGCCTCGGAAGACGCGGTGTTCGAGGACTACCTGCTGACCAACACGATCCTGCTCCCGATGTTCGCGCCACTCTTCGAGCGGTTTGCCGCTCAGGGCGGCGATCCGTCACTCCTCGAAGGGGTTCTGGGTGTGCGCCGGGAATACCTCGAGGCTTCACTCGCCGAACTCGAATCGGTGCACGGCTCCATCGACGCCTATTTCACGGACGGATTGAAGATCGACGAACAGACGCAGACTCGGTTGCGGGACAACCTGATCGGCTAG
- a CDS encoding VanZ family protein, with translation MKNNRYWPLAIAVVIALIMLFSPGSTVPSGPENSDKVTHTLMFVVLAMTSLHARIPWWLTALWLIAFAAVSEVLQGVLPISRSGSIWDGAADLVGIAIGIGIVALLSRRRARTPVN, from the coding sequence GTGAAAAATAACCGATACTGGCCACTCGCCATCGCCGTGGTCATTGCCTTGATCATGCTGTTCTCCCCCGGTTCCACGGTGCCGTCGGGACCGGAAAACAGCGACAAGGTCACGCACACCTTGATGTTCGTCGTCCTGGCGATGACATCACTGCACGCCCGAATCCCGTGGTGGCTCACGGCGCTCTGGCTGATCGCCTTTGCCGCGGTATCCGAAGTCCTGCAGGGCGTGCTGCCGATTTCACGTTCGGGTTCGATCTGGGACGGCGCCGCCGATCTGGTCGGTATCGCGATCGGAATCGGGATAGTTGCCCTGCTCAGTCGGCGGCGCGCTCGCACCCCGGTGAACTAG
- a CDS encoding DUF1707 SHOCT-like domain-containing protein — protein MADVPDIRIGTTEREQALSLLSEHFAAGRLTVSEFDERSGIVTAATTRSELVPVFADLPGNYQAPGTAPMSTVPATSPPAREFSPDWSGRIMAVIPILAVILFFVTGTWLWFLAIPLAGALLFGTDRERKKNRRRSRDDGNT, from the coding sequence ATGGCTGACGTTCCCGACATTCGTATCGGTACCACCGAACGCGAGCAGGCACTGTCGCTACTGAGCGAGCACTTTGCCGCCGGTCGCCTCACCGTCTCGGAATTCGACGAGCGCAGCGGAATCGTCACGGCTGCAACAACTCGCAGCGAACTCGTACCGGTCTTCGCCGACCTACCCGGGAATTACCAGGCGCCGGGGACAGCTCCGATGTCGACGGTTCCTGCTACCTCGCCGCCGGCGCGAGAGTTCAGTCCCGACTGGTCCGGCCGCATCATGGCCGTCATCCCGATTCTGGCAGTCATCTTGTTCTTCGTGACCGGGACCTGGCTGTGGTTCCTGGCTATTCCGTTGGCCGGCGCGCTCCTGTTCGGAACCGACCGAGAACGTAAGAAGAACCGCCGCCGGTCTCGAGATGACGGGAACACGTAG